The Carcharodon carcharias isolate sCarCar2 chromosome 15, sCarCar2.pri, whole genome shotgun sequence genome includes a window with the following:
- the mfap2 gene encoding microfibrillar-associated protein 2 codes for MAARAACLVLLCLPAMLQGQYEELPDTHLYPLQPQYAQYDTQLSANDYNPEFDYTGTNFETEPTEPGPLDCREEQYPCTRLYSVHRPCKQCLKSLCFYSLRRVYVVNKEVCVRTVCAHEELLRADLCRDKYSKCGVMASSGLCGQMASSCDKSCGSC; via the exons CGATGCTTCAGGGTCAGTATGAAGAACTGCCAGACACTCACCTGTACCCTCTACAGCCACAGTATGCACAATACGATACCCAGCTAA GTGCAAATGATTATAATCCAGAGTTCGATTATACTG gtACAAATTTTGAAACAGAACCGACAGAGCCTGGCCCCCTTG ATTGCAGGGAGGAGCAGTATCCATGCACCAGACTCTATTCTGTACACAGACCCTGCAAACAGTGCCTCAAGAGCCTTTGCTTTTACAG CCTTCGCAGGGTCTATGTGGTCAACAAAGAGGTCTGTGTCCGCACCGTCTGCGCCCATGAAGAGCTACTGAGAG CTGACCTGTGCCGAGACAAATATTCAAAGTGTGGGGTCATGGCCAGCAGTGGGCTGTGTGGCCAAATGGCTTCATCATGTGACAAGAGCTGTGGCTCCTGTTGA